The genomic interval GGACCCGCGAGGTAGGAGCTGTCGGCGGAGCGCAGAAAGCCGTAGCCGTCTTGCAGGATTTCCAGCACGCCGTCGCCGGAGATGTCTTCCCCCTTGTGCGCGTGGGCCTTGAGGATGGCAAAGATGACTTCCTGCTTGCGCGAGCGCGCCATGCCTTCGACGCCCATGGACTGGGCAAGGTCGATCAGATCAGAGGGTGTTTTTTGTTTGAGTTCGGTCAGGTTCATGCACGTATATTTTTATGGATGGCGGGTGGGTGAGGAAGGCGGGCGTTCAGGAGCCCTGAGTAACTGGGTGGTTGCGGTTTGGGAAGAACTGCCGGGGCGGCAGGTCAACAAGCGTTACGATTCCTAATCACAGTAGCATGCTATTCATCCGGCGTCCAGTTCTAAAGATTGGAGTCAATAAACGCGGTGAGTTGCGATTTCGAGAGCGCGCCTACCTTGGTGGCTGAGACCCCCCCGTTCTTGAACAGCATCAGGGTCGGTATGCCGCGGATGCCGAACTTGGGCGGGGTGGCAGGGTTCTGGTCGATATTGAGTTTGGCGATCTTGATCTTGCCGTCGTACTCGGTGGCGATCTCATCGAGGACGGGTGCAATCATCTTGCACGGGCCGCACCAGTCTGCCCAGTAGTCTACCAGCACCGGAACGCCGGCCTCGAGTACCTCGCTTTCAAACGTTGCGTCGGTGATATGAACGATATTTCCGCTCACGCGTTGTGTGCCTCTGTTTGGAGTAATCGGGTGGCCCTGAGAGGGGCCGCTTGCGGGGTATAGGTTTTGATTGTTCCGCTCTGCTGGTGACATTTCACCGCACTTGGGCGACTTTTACAAGTCTCAGTTTTTTCCAACAGGGCAAGCCAGGTATCGGCAAATCTGCTATCGTGTACCGCCTATGACCGCACCCGCAAGCAAAAAACACCTGACAGAGGTGGCATTCTCGGGCCTCGGCTTGCCTGCGCCACTGATGCAAGGCATTGAAGAGATTGGCTTTTCTTTTTGTACACCGATCCAGGCCGAGACCCTGCCGCTGGCGCTGGCGGGCCATGATGTCGCCGGCCAGGCGCAGACCGGCACCGGCAAGACAGCGGCGTTCCTGCTGGCGCTGATGAACCACCTGCTCAAGCACCCCGCCGAGCCGGGGCGCAAGGCTAACCAGCCGCGCGCGCTGGTGCTCGCACCTACCCGCGAGCTTGCGATTCAGATTCACAAGGACGCCGTGATACTGGGCGGGCACGCTGGCCTGAGCCTCGGCCTGGTCTACGGCGGCACCGGCTACGACACCCAGCGCGCCATGATGGAGGCTGGGGTGGACATCCTGATCGGCACGCCGGGGCGCGTGATCGATTACTTCAAGCAGCACGTATTCGATCTGAAGGCGGCGCAGGTGATGGTGCTGGACGAGGCGGATCGCATGTTTGATCTGGGTTTCATCAAGGACGTACGTTTTCTGTTGCGCCGCCTCCCGCCTCCCGAGCGGCGTTTGAACATGCTGTTTTCCGCCACCCTGTCGTGGCGCGTGACCGAGCTCGCCTACGAGCACATGAACAGCCCGCGCCTGATTGAGGTCGAGCCCGACAAGGTGACGGCGGACAAGGTGACGCAGGCGGTGTACCACGTGGCGAACGAGGAAAAGATTGCACTGTTGATCGGTCTGCTCCGGCGCACCGATGCGACGCGCAGCATCGTGTTCGTGAACACCAAGGCTGCAGCGCACAGGGTGCTCGGCTATTTGACGGGCAACGGTTTCGGCACGGCACTGCTGTCGGGTGACGTGCCACAGAAAAAGCGCCAGCAACTGCTGGCGGAATTCCAGGCCGGCAAGCTGGCGATCCTGGTGGCTACCGATGTCGCGGCGCGCGGCTTGCATATCCCCGAGGTGAGCCATGTGTTCAATTACGACCTGCCGCAATCGGGCGAGGACTATGTGCACCGCATCGGGCGTACCGCGCGCGTCGGCGCCTCCGGCGACTCCATCAGCTTTGCCTGCGAGGAATACGCCTTTACGCTGCCCGAGATCGAGGACTATACCGGCCACAAGATTCCCGTGATGCGGGTCACGGACGAGCTGCTGGCCAAGCCGCTGCTGCCGCCGCATAAATCCGAGTTTGCGCCCAAGCCGTTTACCGCACGGCAAGGCAAGGCGGGTGGGCGGGCGCCGGGTGGGCGTGGCGCGCCGCCCAAGAGTCACAGCCACGGCTCATCGCGTTCGCGCGGTCGTGGTTGACAGGCGCAAATATTGAGTGAGGACATGACATGGCGCGTATGATTTTTCCCGGTGAGCGCGAGACCCGTGACTTCCCGACCATTCAGGGCAAGCTGGCTGAAATCGGCATTACGCTGCGTGATTGGCCCGCCCCGGCAGACGCACGGGTGCAGGCGCTGCTGAACCAGGCCGCGCTGAGTGACGGCGAGAAGGAAGAGCTGTTGCATGCGGTTGATCACAGGTTTGAAGCACTGAAGCAGGAGGCGGGCTACAGCACACGCGACATGATCGTGCTGCACGAGGATGTGCCCGGTCTGGCCGAGATGCTGGGCAAATTCGACAAGGTGCACTACCACACCGACGACGAGGTGCGTTACATCCTGGCGGGCAAAGGCTACTTTGGCTTTGTCGATAACAGCGGCAGACAGTTCATGCTGGAGGTCAACGCCGGTGACTACATCAACGTGCCGGCCAATACCGAGCACTGGTTTACGCTGCGCGACTCGAAACGCATCAAGGCGGTGCGCTATTTTATAGATAACAGCGGCTGGACGCCGGTATATACGGAAAGGACAGTGGCGAGCTTCGAGTAGCACGTGGCGAGTAAATTACTATACCCCCCCTCCCGAAGGGCCAGGGTGAAGGAGATACATCTGCAGAGTAGCCCGCGCACATCCTGTTCATGCCATCTACATTAGACCAATTGCCGTTGCGTACCGCCTTAGTGGAGATCGCGCGCGACTTCCATGCCCGCGGCTGGATGGCGGGTACGGCGGGCAATCTCAGCGCGCGCGATGATGATGCCGCGAGCTTCTGGATCACGGCCAGCGGTCGCCCCAAGGGCCGTCTCGACGAAACCGATTTTCTGCTGGTCAACAGTGCCGATGGCGGCGTGGTCGAACGCGCACGTGCCGACGTCAAACCCTCGGCTGAAACCGCCATCCATCGCGTTCTCTACCAGAGCTTCCCGGCGGCACGTGCCTGCCTGCATGTGCATACAGTGGACGCCTGCCTGGCTGCCGCGCGCGTCGCAGAAGATGCAGGCGCGTTGCCTTTGCCCGCCCTGGAAATGCTCAAGGGGCTCGGCATCTGGGAGCAGAGGCCCCAGGTGAGCCTGCCGTTGTTTGAGAACAGCCTCGATGTGAGCAAGATTGCAGACGCCATTGTTGCCCGCTTCGGGCGCGAGCCACCGCAGCTACCGGCACTGATGGTGTATGGTCACGGGGTGACGGTGTGGGGCGGTTCGTTGCAGGAGGCCTATAATCGTGTGGAGTGTATGGAGTTTATCCTGAGCTATCTGGCGCGCTGCAAATGAAAGTCATTCTTGCCAATCCGCGCGGGTTCTGCGCCGGCGTCGACCGCGCCATCGTGATTGTCGAGCGTGCACTGGAAAAGTTCGGGGCGCCGATTTACGTGCGGCACGAGGTGGTCCATAACCGCTTCGTGGTGGAGGGTCTGCGTGCCAAGGGTGCAGTGTTTGTGGATGAGCTGGATCAGGTGCCGGACGCCAGCCATGTGATTTTTTCGGCCCATGGCGTCTCGCGCGTCGTGCGGGAGGAAGCCGCGCGACGCGGGCTGCATGTGTTTGACGCCACCTGTCCGCTGGTGACCAAGGTGCACGTGGAGGTGCTGGGCCATTACCGCGAAGGGCGCGAGTGCATACTCATCGGGCACAAAGGTCACCCCGAAGTGGAAGGCACCATGGGGCAGTACAACAGGCCGGAAGAGTTGGGGCGCATGTATCTGGTGGAGTCTGTGGCCGACGTGCAAAGCCTGGAGGTAGGGGATGCGGAGCGGCTGGCGTTTGTGACCCAGACCACACTTTCAATGGACGATACCGCGCGCGTGATCGACGCCTTGCGCATACGCTTTCCCGCCATCATCGGCCCGAAGAAAGACGACATCTGCTACGCCACGCAAAACCGGCAGGATGCGGTGAAGCAACTGGCGCAGCAGTGCGACATGGTGCTGGTAGTGGGTTCACCCAACAGCTCGAACTCCAACCGGCTGAAGGAGCTGGCCATCAAGCTCGGCACACCGGCCTATCTCATTGATGCCGCCACAGACATCCTGCCCGGCTGGCTGGACGGCAAGGCCACGGTGGGCGTGACCGCCGGCGCCTCTGCGCCGGAGACGTTGGTGCAGCAAGTGATCACGCACCTGCGCGGCTTCGGTGCGGAGCTGGTGGAAGAGAGTGCAGGACCGGATGAGCGGGTGGTGTTTCCGTTGCCACGGGAATTGCAGCAGGGCGCGCCATAGCCTCAGGTGAGGTTGCCCGAGTAACGCGGGTTGGCATTGGTGATGATGCTGCGCAAGGTCACTGTGGTATCTGCCGTAGAGCCGCCCGGCCTGCTCCAGGTGACAGTTACAGTGATCGGGGTGTAGGAGTAGGTGCCGCTGGTGACCGCCGCTGTGCTGGTACAGGTGCGGCTGTAGACGGTGTTACCGGAATCGCTGCTGTTGCTGTACACCGCAGTTTCCGTGGTACCCGTAGTGGCGCATGCGGCAGCAATGTCCACATAGTCCAGCACCGTGGAAGAGTCGGCCAGGTCGCGATAGTTTCTCAGTTGCTCGATTTTCTGCTCGGCCAGGGCGACGGCTTCGCTGCGCTCCCGGGCCAGCGCGCTGCCTTGCAGCACCGTGGCCTGGAAGCGGGCCATGGCAATCAGGCCTACCGCCAGCACGACAACGGCGATCAGCACCTCAATGAGCGTGAAGCCGGACTGTCGGGTGCGCGGGTAGTTCACGGGTTAACGTCGCCAGTGTTCAATTGTCAATCCAGGTGCCGGGCACCTTGACGTAAAACTCCGGTCCATTACCCCCAGAGTTGTTACCGAATGAGTTGAAACTGATGGTCAGGGCGCCTCCGCC from Gammaproteobacteria bacterium carries:
- the rhlB gene encoding ATP-dependent RNA helicase RhlB yields the protein MTAPASKKHLTEVAFSGLGLPAPLMQGIEEIGFSFCTPIQAETLPLALAGHDVAGQAQTGTGKTAAFLLALMNHLLKHPAEPGRKANQPRALVLAPTRELAIQIHKDAVILGGHAGLSLGLVYGGTGYDTQRAMMEAGVDILIGTPGRVIDYFKQHVFDLKAAQVMVLDEADRMFDLGFIKDVRFLLRRLPPPERRLNMLFSATLSWRVTELAYEHMNSPRLIEVEPDKVTADKVTQAVYHVANEEKIALLIGLLRRTDATRSIVFVNTKAAAHRVLGYLTGNGFGTALLSGDVPQKKRQQLLAEFQAGKLAILVATDVAARGLHIPEVSHVFNYDLPQSGEDYVHRIGRTARVGASGDSISFACEEYAFTLPEIEDYTGHKIPVMRVTDELLAKPLLPPHKSEFAPKPFTARQGKAGGRAPGGRGAPPKSHSHGSSRSRGRG
- the ispH gene encoding 4-hydroxy-3-methylbut-2-enyl diphosphate reductase, whose product is MKVILANPRGFCAGVDRAIVIVERALEKFGAPIYVRHEVVHNRFVVEGLRAKGAVFVDELDQVPDASHVIFSAHGVSRVVREEAARRGLHVFDATCPLVTKVHVEVLGHYREGRECILIGHKGHPEVEGTMGQYNRPEELGRMYLVESVADVQSLEVGDAERLAFVTQTTLSMDDTARVIDALRIRFPAIIGPKKDDICYATQNRQDAVKQLAQQCDMVLVVGSPNSSNSNRLKELAIKLGTPAYLIDAATDILPGWLDGKATVGVTAGASAPETLVQQVITHLRGFGAELVEESAGPDERVVFPLPRELQQGAP
- a CDS encoding prepilin-type N-terminal cleavage/methylation domain-containing protein; the protein is MNYPRTRQSGFTLIEVLIAVVVLAVGLIAMARFQATVLQGSALARERSEAVALAEQKIEQLRNYRDLADSSTVLDYVDIAAACATTGTTETAVYSNSSDSGNTVYSRTCTSTAAVTSGTYSYTPITVTVTWSRPGGSTADTTVTLRSIITNANPRYSGNLT
- the mtnB gene encoding methylthioribulose 1-phosphate dehydratase; translation: MPSTLDQLPLRTALVEIARDFHARGWMAGTAGNLSARDDDAASFWITASGRPKGRLDETDFLLVNSADGGVVERARADVKPSAETAIHRVLYQSFPAARACLHVHTVDACLAAARVAEDAGALPLPALEMLKGLGIWEQRPQVSLPLFENSLDVSKIADAIVARFGREPPQLPALMVYGHGVTVWGGSLQEAYNRVECMEFILSYLARCK
- a CDS encoding cupin domain-containing protein, whose translation is MARMIFPGERETRDFPTIQGKLAEIGITLRDWPAPADARVQALLNQAALSDGEKEELLHAVDHRFEALKQEAGYSTRDMIVLHEDVPGLAEMLGKFDKVHYHTDDEVRYILAGKGYFGFVDNSGRQFMLEVNAGDYINVPANTEHWFTLRDSKRIKAVRYFIDNSGWTPVYTERTVASFE
- the trxA gene encoding thioredoxin TrxA, whose amino-acid sequence is MSGNIVHITDATFESEVLEAGVPVLVDYWADWCGPCKMIAPVLDEIATEYDGKIKIAKLNIDQNPATPPKFGIRGIPTLMLFKNGGVSATKVGALSKSQLTAFIDSNL